From the Pseudomonas putida genome, one window contains:
- a CDS encoding extracellular solute-binding protein: MVSESHGYAQFGTLKYPATFTHFDWVNPQAPKGGTLRAMAFGTFDTLNPYTFKGTSPVTTPNFLQYGVSELNETLMVGTGQYDPSGDEPTSSYGLIARSVEYSEDRSWVVFNLRPEARWHDGAPITAADVAFSYRTLLKQGHPIYRTNLQEVQRVDILGPLRIRFVFKRAGNPLLILRLGEMPVLPKHYWQKRDFEATTFEPPLGSGPYRITQVEPGRRLVFERVKNYWGKDLAVNRGKYNFNRVEYEFYRDATVAFEAFKAGEFDIYIEHQAKNWANGYNFPAVRRGEVIKAQIPHRIPTQTQGLFMNSRRATFSDPRVRQALGLMLDFEWTNRALFSSAYRRATSYYPNSEFAASGVPTGKEWLLLAPFRDQLPDKLFTQPYQVSHTDGRGIGRQTLRQALGLLNQAGWKLDGQRLVNAKGQPLRMELLLVNPSLERILQPYVENLASIGIDARLRTVDRAQYKQRLDQFDFDMILMTLNQTLSPGLEQWLYFHSSQASTKGSKNYAGVKDPVVDHLLDTLLAARTRDDQVAAARALDRVLSWQYYMIPNWYLDNHRLAYRNRFAFVTTPPYTLGLNTWWIKPSEKAQ, translated from the coding sequence ATGGTGAGCGAAAGCCACGGATACGCGCAGTTCGGCACGCTCAAGTACCCAGCCACATTCACCCACTTCGACTGGGTCAACCCGCAAGCGCCCAAGGGCGGTACCTTGCGGGCCATGGCATTCGGCACCTTCGACACGCTCAACCCCTACACCTTCAAGGGCACCAGCCCGGTCACCACGCCGAACTTCCTGCAATACGGCGTCAGCGAGCTGAACGAAACGCTGATGGTCGGCACCGGCCAGTACGACCCGTCCGGTGACGAGCCCACCTCCAGCTATGGCCTGATCGCCCGCTCGGTGGAGTACAGCGAAGACCGCAGCTGGGTGGTGTTCAACCTGCGCCCGGAAGCACGCTGGCACGACGGCGCGCCGATCACCGCCGCCGATGTAGCGTTCTCGTACCGTACCCTGCTCAAGCAAGGGCACCCGATCTATCGCACCAACCTGCAGGAAGTGCAGCGCGTGGACATTCTCGGCCCGCTGCGCATCCGCTTCGTCTTCAAGCGCGCCGGCAACCCGCTGCTGATCCTGCGCCTGGGCGAGATGCCAGTACTGCCCAAGCACTACTGGCAAAAGCGTGACTTCGAGGCTACCACCTTCGAACCGCCGCTGGGCAGCGGGCCGTATCGCATCACCCAGGTGGAACCTGGCCGGCGTCTGGTGTTCGAGCGGGTGAAGAACTATTGGGGCAAAGACCTGGCGGTGAACCGCGGCAAGTACAATTTCAACCGCGTCGAGTACGAGTTCTACCGCGATGCCACCGTGGCCTTCGAAGCGTTCAAGGCCGGTGAGTTCGACATCTATATCGAGCACCAGGCGAAGAACTGGGCCAACGGTTACAACTTCCCGGCCGTACGCCGTGGCGAAGTCATCAAGGCACAGATCCCGCACCGCATCCCCACCCAGACCCAGGGCCTGTTCATGAACAGCCGCAGGGCCACCTTCAGCGACCCCAGGGTTCGCCAGGCGCTGGGCCTGATGCTCGATTTCGAGTGGACCAACCGGGCGCTGTTCAGCAGCGCGTACCGCCGTGCCACCAGCTACTACCCCAACAGCGAGTTCGCCGCCAGCGGCGTGCCCACTGGCAAGGAATGGCTACTGCTGGCGCCGTTCCGCGACCAGCTGCCCGACAAGCTGTTCACCCAGCCCTACCAGGTCAGCCACACCGACGGGCGCGGTATCGGCCGCCAGACCCTGCGCCAGGCCCTGGGCCTGCTCAACCAGGCCGGCTGGAAGCTCGACGGCCAGCGCCTGGTCAATGCCAAGGGCCAGCCGCTGCGCATGGAGCTGCTGCTGGTTAACCCAAGCCTCGAACGCATCCTGCAACCTTATGTCGAAAACCTGGCCAGCATCGGTATCGATGCGCGCTTGCGCACGGTGGACCGTGCCCAGTACAAACAACGCCTGGACCAGTTCGATTTCGACATGATCCTGATGACCCTGAACCAGACCTTGAGCCCGGGCCTCGAACAGTGGCTGTACTTCCATTCCAGCCAGGCCTCGACCAAAGGCAGCAAGAACTATGCTGGGGTCAAGGACCCGGTGGTCGACCACCTGCTCGACACTTTGCTGGCCGCGCGCACCCGCGACGACCAGGTCGCCGCCGCCCGCGCCCTGGACCGCGTGCTTTCATGGCAGTACTACATGATCCCCAACTGGTACCTCGACAATCACCGCCTGGCCTACCGCAACCGGTTCGCCTTCGTCACCACGCCGCCCTACACCCTCGGGCTGAATACCTGGTGGATAAAGCCTTCGGAGAAAGCCCAATGA
- a CDS encoding extracellular solute-binding protein → MKPTLRLACSLLFACLSLPALAAPQHALTLYDEPPKYPADFKHFDYVNPDAPKGGTFRQSSFGGFDSLNPFINKGVSADNVSIIYDTLMRQSQDEPFTEYGLVAGKIEKAPDNSWVRFYLRPEARFHDGHPMRAEDVVFTFNTLIKDGAPLYRQYYGDVAEVVAEDPLKVLFKFKHNNNRELPLILGQLPVLPKHWYESREFTRGNLEPPLGSGPYKVAAVKAGRSIRYERVKDYWAKDLPINRGFYNFDAMTFDVYRDNNVALEALKAGAFDYELEMSAKNWATAYDVPAVRDGRLIKEEIPNGNPVGMQGFVFNLRKPVFQDVRVRKALSLLFDFEWTNKQLFNGAYIRTDSYFENSEMAASGLPSPAELKILEPLRGKIPEQVFTEAFTNPVSDGSGMIREQQRQAYKLLQEAGWKIIDDKMVDKDGKPVSIEFLLAQTQFERVLLPFKRNLADLGIGFEIRRVDVSQYINRLRSRDFDMIVGGFAQSNSPGNEQREFWSSTAADNPGSRNFIGLRDPAIDQLVEELINADSRQSLIDHCRALDRVLQWGYYVVPNWHIKTNRVAYWNHIGHPKVSPKYDVGIDTWWVKPDVTPAVSEAPADEAN, encoded by the coding sequence ATGAAGCCGACGCTACGCCTGGCCTGCAGCCTGCTGTTCGCCTGCCTGAGCCTGCCCGCGCTGGCCGCGCCGCAACACGCCCTGACGCTCTACGACGAGCCACCGAAGTACCCGGCCGACTTCAAGCACTTCGACTACGTCAACCCCGACGCGCCCAAAGGCGGCACCTTCCGCCAGTCCAGCTTCGGTGGCTTCGACAGCCTCAACCCGTTCATCAACAAAGGCGTCTCGGCCGACAACGTCAGCATCATCTACGACACCCTGATGCGTCAGAGCCAGGATGAGCCGTTTACCGAATACGGCCTGGTCGCCGGCAAGATCGAGAAGGCCCCGGACAACAGCTGGGTGCGCTTCTACCTGCGCCCCGAGGCACGCTTCCACGATGGCCACCCGATGCGTGCCGAGGACGTGGTATTCACCTTCAACACCCTGATCAAGGACGGCGCCCCGCTGTACCGCCAGTACTACGGGGATGTGGCTGAAGTGGTCGCAGAAGACCCACTCAAGGTGCTGTTCAAGTTCAAGCACAACAATAACCGCGAGCTGCCGCTGATTCTCGGCCAGTTGCCGGTGCTGCCCAAACATTGGTACGAATCCCGCGAATTCACCCGTGGCAACCTCGAGCCGCCACTTGGCAGCGGCCCGTACAAGGTCGCCGCGGTCAAGGCCGGGCGCTCGATCCGCTACGAGCGGGTCAAGGATTACTGGGCCAAGGACCTGCCGATCAACCGCGGGTTCTACAACTTCGACGCCATGACCTTCGATGTCTACCGTGACAACAACGTGGCGCTGGAGGCACTCAAGGCCGGGGCCTTCGACTACGAACTGGAGATGAGCGCGAAAAACTGGGCAACCGCCTACGACGTTCCCGCCGTACGCGATGGCCGCCTGATAAAAGAAGAAATACCCAACGGCAACCCGGTGGGCATGCAAGGCTTCGTCTTCAACCTGCGCAAGCCAGTGTTCCAGGATGTGCGTGTACGCAAGGCACTCAGCCTGTTGTTCGACTTCGAATGGACCAACAAGCAGCTGTTCAACGGCGCCTACATTCGCACCGACAGTTACTTCGAGAACTCCGAAATGGCCGCCAGTGGCCTGCCCTCGCCGGCCGAGCTGAAAATCCTCGAACCGCTGCGCGGTAAAATCCCCGAGCAGGTGTTCACCGAGGCCTTCACCAACCCGGTCAGTGACGGCAGCGGGATGATCCGCGAGCAGCAGCGCCAGGCCTACAAGCTCCTTCAGGAAGCCGGCTGGAAGATCATCGACGACAAGATGGTCGACAAGGATGGCAAACCGGTCAGTATCGAGTTCCTGTTGGCACAGACCCAGTTCGAACGCGTGCTGCTGCCGTTCAAGCGCAACCTCGCTGACTTGGGGATAGGCTTCGAGATCCGCCGCGTGGACGTCTCGCAGTACATCAACCGCCTGCGCTCGCGTGACTTCGACATGATCGTCGGCGGCTTCGCGCAATCCAATTCGCCCGGCAACGAGCAGCGTGAATTCTGGTCCAGCACTGCCGCCGACAACCCCGGCAGCCGCAACTTCATCGGCCTGCGCGACCCGGCCATCGATCAACTGGTGGAGGAACTGATCAATGCCGACTCGCGCCAGAGCCTGATCGACCACTGCCGCGCCCTCGACCGCGTGCTGCAATGGGGTTACTACGTGGTGCCCAACTGGCATATCAAGACCAATCGGGTGGCCTACTGGAACCACATCGGCCACCCCAAGGTATCGCCCAAGTATGACGTCGGCATCGACACCTGGTGGGTCAAGCCGGACGTGACCCCAGCGGTCAGCGAAGCCCCTGCGGACGAGGCCAACTGA
- a CDS encoding microcin C ABC transporter permease YejB: MLAYILRRLLLIIPTLFGILIINFIIVQAAPGGPVEQMIAKLEGFEGATSRIAGGGAEVSVAGSNYRGAQGLDPALIAEIEHMYGFDKSAPERLWIMVKNYATLDFGDSFFRDAKVIDLIAEKMPVSISLGLWSTLIMYLVSIPLGIAKAVRHGSHFDVWTSSAIIVGYAIPAFLFAILLIVLFAGGSYFDWFPLRGLTSNNFDELSTTGKVLDYFWHLVLPITALVIGNFATMTLLTKNSFLDEINKQYVVTAKAKGLSRPRVLYGHVFRNAMLLVIAGFPSAFIGIFFTGSLLIEVIFSLDGLGLMSFEAAINRDYPVVFGTLFIFTLLGLVVKLIGDLTYTLVDPRIDFASREH, encoded by the coding sequence ATGCTGGCCTATATCCTGCGCCGCCTGCTGCTGATCATCCCGACCCTGTTCGGCATCCTGATCATCAACTTCATCATCGTCCAGGCCGCCCCCGGCGGCCCGGTTGAGCAGATGATCGCCAAGCTCGAAGGCTTCGAGGGCGCCACCAGCCGTATCGCCGGCGGCGGCGCCGAAGTTTCGGTAGCCGGTTCCAACTACCGCGGCGCCCAGGGCCTGGACCCGGCGCTGATCGCCGAGATCGAGCACATGTACGGCTTCGACAAGTCGGCGCCCGAACGCCTGTGGATCATGGTCAAGAACTACGCCACGCTGGACTTCGGCGACAGCTTCTTCCGTGACGCCAAGGTCATCGACCTGATCGCCGAGAAGATGCCAGTATCGATCTCGCTGGGGCTGTGGAGCACGCTGATCATGTACCTGGTGTCGATCCCGCTGGGCATTGCCAAGGCCGTGCGCCACGGCAGCCACTTCGACGTCTGGACCAGTTCGGCGATCATCGTCGGCTACGCCATCCCGGCGTTCCTGTTCGCCATCCTGCTGATCGTGCTGTTCGCCGGTGGCAGCTACTTCGACTGGTTCCCGCTGCGCGGCCTGACCTCGAACAACTTCGACGAACTTAGCACCACCGGCAAGGTACTGGACTACTTCTGGCACCTGGTGCTGCCGATCACCGCACTGGTGATCGGTAACTTCGCCACCATGACCCTGCTGACCAAGAACAGCTTCCTCGACGAGATCAACAAGCAGTACGTGGTCACCGCCAAGGCCAAGGGCCTGAGCCGGCCGCGTGTGCTGTACGGGCATGTGTTCCGCAATGCCATGCTGCTGGTGATCGCCGGCTTCCCGTCGGCGTTCATCGGCATCTTCTTCACCGGCTCCCTGCTGATCGAGGTGATCTTCAGCCTCGACGGCCTGGGCCTGATGAGCTTCGAAGCGGCGATCAACCGCGACTACCCGGTGGTCTTCGGCACCCTGTTCATCTTCACCCTGCTCGGGCTGGTGGTGAAGCTGATCGGCGACCTGACCTACACCCTGGTCGATCCACGCATCGACTTTGCCAGCCGGGAGCACTGA
- a CDS encoding ABC transporter permease, whose amino-acid sequence MALSPLNRRRFERFKANRRGWWSLWLFLILFGLSLGAELIANDKPIAVRYDGSWYFPAFKRYPETTFGGEFPLEANYKSPYIRDLLEKKDSLVVWAPIPFSYQSINYDLRVPAPAPPSADNWLGTDDQGRDVLARVIYGFRVSVLFALTLTLLSSIVGVIAGALQGFYGGWVDLAGQRFLEIWSGLPVLYLLIILASFVQPNFWWLLGIMLLFSWMSLVDVVRAEFLRGRNLEYVRAARALGMRNGAIMYRHILPNAMISTMTFMPFILTGAIGTLTALDFLGFGLPPGAPSLGELVAQGKSNLQAPWLGISAFAVLAIMLSLLVFIGESARDAFDPRK is encoded by the coding sequence ATGGCCTTGTCCCCCCTCAACCGCCGGCGCTTCGAGCGCTTCAAGGCCAACCGCCGAGGCTGGTGGTCACTGTGGCTGTTCCTGATCCTGTTCGGCCTGAGCCTGGGCGCCGAGCTGATTGCCAACGACAAGCCGATTGCCGTGCGCTACGACGGCTCGTGGTACTTCCCGGCATTCAAGCGCTACCCGGAAACCACCTTCGGTGGCGAATTCCCGCTGGAGGCCAACTACAAGAGCCCGTACATCCGCGACCTGCTGGAGAAGAAAGACAGCTTGGTGGTCTGGGCGCCGATCCCGTTCAGCTACCAGAGCATCAACTACGACCTGCGCGTACCGGCTCCGGCGCCGCCCTCGGCGGACAACTGGCTGGGTACCGACGACCAGGGCCGCGACGTGCTGGCGCGGGTGATCTATGGCTTCAGGGTGTCGGTGCTGTTCGCACTCACCCTGACCCTGCTCAGTTCCATCGTCGGCGTCATCGCCGGTGCCCTGCAGGGTTTCTACGGTGGCTGGGTCGACCTTGCCGGGCAACGCTTCCTGGAAATCTGGTCCGGTCTGCCGGTGCTGTACCTGTTGATCATCCTTGCCAGCTTCGTGCAGCCCAACTTCTGGTGGTTGCTGGGCATCATGCTGCTGTTCTCGTGGATGAGCCTGGTGGACGTGGTGCGCGCCGAGTTCCTGCGCGGGCGCAACCTGGAATACGTGCGCGCGGCCCGCGCCCTGGGCATGCGCAACGGCGCGATCATGTACCGGCACATCCTGCCCAATGCCATGATTTCGACCATGACCTTCATGCCGTTCATCCTCACCGGTGCCATCGGCACCCTGACTGCGCTGGACTTCCTCGGCTTCGGCCTGCCCCCCGGCGCACCGTCGCTGGGCGAGCTGGTGGCGCAAGGCAAGTCCAACCTGCAAGCCCCGTGGCTGGGCATCAGCGCCTTCGCCGTGCTGGCGATCATGCTGAGCCTGCTGGTATTCATCGGCGAATCCGCCCGCGATGCCTTCGACCCGAGGAAGTGA
- a CDS encoding ABC transporter ATP-binding protein, which translates to MSEQNLIEVRDLAVEFVTGEQVNRVVDGISFDIRKGETLALVGESGSGKSVTAHSILRLLPYPLARHPSGSIRYEGKDLLQQNEKTLQRIRGNRIAMIFQEPMTSLNPLHCIEKQINEILLLHKGLTGKEATARTLELLELVGIPEPRKRLKALPHELSGGQRQRVMIAMALANEPELLIADEPTTALDVTVQLKILDLLKKLQAKLGMALLLISHDLNLVRRIAHRVCVMQRGQIVEQAECARLFSAPQHHYTQMLINAEPSGLPAHNPVGAPLLEVNDLKVWFPIKKGLLRKTVDHVKAVDGINFSLPQGQTLGIVGESGSGKSTLGLAILRLISSQGGIRFHGQQLEGMNQKAVRPLRREMQVVFQDPFGSLSPRMCVADIVGEGLRIHKIGTPEEQEAAIVAALEEVGLDPRTRHRYPHEFSGGQRQRIAIARALVLKPALILLDEPTSALDRTVQRQVVELLRNLQAKYNLTYLFISHDLAVVKALSHQLMVIKHGHVVEQGDAREIFHAPQHVYTKQLLEAAFLVE; encoded by the coding sequence ATGAGCGAACAGAACCTGATCGAAGTGCGCGACCTGGCGGTGGAGTTTGTCACCGGCGAGCAAGTCAACCGGGTGGTCGACGGCATCAGCTTCGACATCCGCAAGGGCGAAACCCTGGCCCTGGTCGGCGAAAGCGGCTCGGGCAAATCCGTCACCGCGCACTCGATCCTGCGCCTGCTGCCCTACCCGCTGGCCCGCCACCCCAGTGGCAGCATCCGCTATGAAGGCAAGGACTTGCTGCAGCAGAACGAGAAGACCCTGCAGCGTATTCGCGGCAATCGCATCGCGATGATCTTCCAGGAGCCGATGACCTCGCTGAACCCGCTGCACTGCATCGAGAAGCAGATCAACGAAATCCTCCTGCTGCACAAGGGCCTGACCGGCAAGGAAGCGACAGCGCGCACGCTGGAACTGCTGGAATTGGTCGGCATCCCCGAACCGCGCAAGCGCCTGAAGGCGCTGCCCCACGAGCTGTCCGGCGGCCAGCGCCAGCGGGTGATGATCGCCATGGCCCTGGCCAACGAGCCGGAGCTGTTGATTGCCGACGAGCCGACCACGGCGCTGGATGTGACCGTGCAGCTGAAGATCCTCGACCTGCTGAAAAAGCTGCAGGCAAAGTTAGGCATGGCCTTGCTGCTGATCAGTCACGACCTCAACCTGGTACGCCGCATCGCCCACCGCGTGTGCGTGATGCAGCGCGGGCAGATCGTCGAACAGGCCGAATGCGCCAGGCTATTCAGTGCCCCGCAGCATCACTACACGCAGATGCTGATCAATGCCGAGCCCAGCGGGCTGCCGGCGCATAACCCGGTGGGTGCGCCATTGCTGGAGGTGAATGACCTGAAGGTCTGGTTCCCGATCAAAAAGGGGCTGTTGCGCAAGACGGTTGACCACGTGAAGGCGGTGGACGGGATCAACTTCAGCCTGCCCCAGGGGCAGACGCTGGGGATTGTCGGCGAATCCGGGTCGGGCAAGTCGACACTGGGGCTGGCGATTCTGCGGTTGATCTCCAGCCAAGGCGGTATCCGCTTTCATGGCCAACAGCTCGAAGGGATGAACCAGAAGGCAGTGCGGCCGCTGCGGCGGGAAATGCAGGTGGTGTTCCAGGACCCCTTTGGCAGCCTGAGCCCGCGCATGTGTGTTGCAGACATCGTCGGCGAGGGGTTGCGGATTCACAAGATCGGCACGCCTGAGGAGCAGGAAGCCGCAATCGTTGCGGCGCTGGAGGAAGTGGGGCTGGACCCGCGCACCCGCCATCGCTACCCCCATGAGTTTTCCGGCGGCCAGCGCCAGCGCATCGCCATTGCCCGGGCACTGGTGTTGAAGCCGGCGTTGATTCTGCTGGATGAACCGACCTCGGCGCTGGACCGCACGGTGCAGCGGCAGGTGGTGGAGTTGCTGCGCAACCTGCAGGCCAAGTACAACCTGACGTACCTGTTCATCAGCCATGACCTTGCGGTGGTCAAGGCGCTGAGCCACCAGTTGATGGTGATCAAGCATGGGCATGTGGTGGAGCAAGGGGATGCGCGGGAGATCTTCCATGCGCCGCAACATGTTTATACGAAACAATTGTTGGAAGCGGCGTTTCTGGTGGAGTGA
- a CDS encoding GFA family protein has protein sequence MTEHYQGSCLCGGVRYELRTAPKAVSHCHCSQCRKGHGAAFASYGSVPRGAMRLLCGAEILRGYASSEAVRREFCSRCGSSLFWSRSSGEYSDWISIALGALDTPFRPGKQKHVHTGVVVGWCSLAG, from the coding sequence ATGACGGAGCATTATCAGGGGAGCTGCCTGTGTGGCGGCGTACGCTATGAGTTGCGGACTGCGCCCAAGGCCGTGAGTCATTGCCATTGCAGCCAGTGCCGCAAAGGGCACGGGGCGGCGTTTGCCAGTTATGGCAGCGTGCCGCGGGGGGCGATGCGGTTGCTTTGTGGTGCTGAGATTCTCAGGGGCTATGCCTCTTCGGAGGCGGTGCGGCGTGAGTTTTGTTCGCGTTGTGGATCCAGTTTGTTCTGGTCTCGGTCATCAGGCGAGTATTCAGATTGGATTTCCATTGCGTTGGGAGCACTGGATACGCCGTTCAGGCCTGGCAAGCAAAAGCATGTTCACACGGGTGTGGTGGTGGGCTGGTGTTCACTCGCCGGGTGA